A single region of the Aurantiacibacter sp. MUD11 genome encodes:
- a CDS encoding bifunctional riboflavin kinase/FAD synthetase, whose translation MTRLSHRDPVPESLRGAIIALGNFDGFHLGHQRVVAEAVDWARAEGRPAIVATFDPHPVRHFAPHVPPFRLTGLDQREELFTAAGADTMLVFDFDDDLAAMSATSFVRDLLGIHIGAGGVVTGEDFTFGKGRGGNIDVLREVGAESGIATRAIGPVGESGQTVSSSRIRDALKAGECEVATRLLTRPFTVRGTVIHGDKRGRELGYPTANMDMGTYLRPRFGVYAVRGRVLATGQELTGAANLGVRPQFDPPKELLEPYFFDFSGDLYGQEIDVSLCHFLRPEAKFDSLDALKAQMEQDCEQARDLLGGARND comes from the coding sequence ATGACTCGCCTCTCGCATCGTGACCCTGTCCCCGAAAGCCTGCGCGGCGCTATCATCGCGCTGGGCAATTTCGACGGCTTCCACCTCGGCCACCAGCGCGTGGTTGCCGAGGCGGTCGACTGGGCGCGCGCCGAAGGGCGCCCGGCCATTGTCGCCACATTTGATCCGCACCCGGTGCGCCATTTCGCGCCGCATGTGCCGCCTTTCCGCCTGACCGGGCTCGACCAGCGCGAGGAGCTGTTCACGGCCGCAGGGGCGGATACCATGCTGGTGTTCGACTTCGACGACGACCTTGCCGCGATGAGCGCGACCAGCTTCGTGCGCGATCTGCTGGGCATCCATATCGGCGCGGGCGGCGTGGTAACGGGCGAGGACTTCACCTTCGGCAAGGGGCGCGGCGGCAACATTGATGTGCTGCGCGAGGTCGGGGCCGAGAGCGGCATTGCCACGCGCGCCATCGGCCCTGTGGGCGAAAGCGGGCAGACCGTCTCTTCCAGCCGCATCCGCGATGCGTTGAAGGCGGGCGAATGCGAAGTGGCGACGCGGCTGCTGACCCGCCCGTTCACCGTGCGCGGAACCGTGATTCACGGTGACAAGCGCGGGCGCGAGCTGGGCTATCCCACCGCCAACATGGACATGGGCACATACCTGCGCCCGCGCTTCGGCGTCTATGCGGTGCGGGGCCGCGTGCTCGCCACCGGGCAGGAACTGACGGGGGCAGCGAATCTCGGCGTGCGCCCGCAGTTCGATCCGCCCAAGGAGCTGCTCGAACCCTACTTCTTCGACTTCTCCGGAGACCTCTACGGACAGGAGATCGACGTCTCGCTCTGCCACTTCCTGCGACCCGAAGCGAAGTTCGACAGCCTCGATGCGCTCAAGGCGCAGATGGAACAGGATTGCGAGCAGGCGCGCGACCTTCTAGGTGGCGCGCGCAATGACTGA
- a CDS encoding dipeptidase encodes MRRVAYGFGGVLLLALVAFFVFAPSVVERQHNVIDGLPLPEVSAEAQALHYTLTIVDLHGDTLLWKRDLTDPTDRGHIDLPRLERGNVALQIFSSVTKTPKNQNYDNNTDETDNITLLVFGQLQPLRTWTSLLERTLYHGEKLERAVAASDGRMALVRTPADIVPVRAPDSDNPPVAAMLSVEGLHNLEGAIGNVDVLYDAGVRMAGLVHFFDNELAGSMHGVEKGGLTPFGREVMRRMEELGMVVDIAHCSHACVAEVLASATRPVVSSHGGVQATCPVNRNLTDEEIRGLAATGGVIGVGYWPGAVCDTSPAAIVAAMRHVRDLVGVEHVALGGDFDGSVTTRFDTSQLVQVTQALMEDGWSEEEIRAVMGLNALRVLENGLEPAA; translated from the coding sequence ATGCGGCGTGTCGCCTACGGCTTCGGCGGCGTGCTGCTGCTGGCGCTGGTCGCCTTCTTCGTCTTCGCGCCGAGCGTGGTGGAACGGCAGCACAACGTCATCGACGGGCTGCCGCTGCCCGAAGTCTCGGCCGAGGCGCAAGCGCTGCACTACACGCTGACCATCGTCGACCTGCATGGCGACACGCTGCTCTGGAAGCGTGACCTGACCGATCCCACCGACCGTGGCCATATTGACCTGCCGCGCCTTGAGCGGGGCAATGTCGCGCTGCAGATTTTCTCCAGCGTCACCAAGACGCCGAAGAACCAGAACTACGACAACAACACCGACGAGACCGACAACATCACCTTGCTGGTGTTCGGCCAGTTGCAGCCGCTGCGCACCTGGACCTCGCTGCTGGAGCGCACGCTCTACCACGGCGAAAAGCTGGAGCGCGCCGTTGCGGCATCGGACGGTCGGATGGCGCTGGTGCGCACGCCGGCGGACATCGTTCCCGTGCGCGCGCCGGACAGTGACAATCCGCCGGTCGCGGCCATGCTGTCAGTCGAAGGGCTGCACAATCTGGAAGGCGCAATCGGCAATGTCGACGTGCTCTACGACGCGGGCGTGCGCATGGCCGGGCTGGTGCACTTCTTCGACAACGAACTCGCCGGATCGATGCACGGTGTCGAGAAGGGCGGGCTGACCCCCTTCGGGCGCGAAGTCATGCGACGGATGGAGGAGCTCGGCATGGTGGTCGACATCGCCCATTGCAGCCATGCCTGTGTGGCCGAGGTGCTGGCATCGGCCACACGCCCGGTGGTCTCGAGCCACGGCGGCGTGCAGGCGACCTGCCCCGTCAATCGCAACCTGACCGATGAAGAGATTCGCGGCCTGGCGGCAACTGGCGGCGTGATCGGCGTCGGCTATTGGCCGGGCGCGGTCTGCGACACCTCGCCCGCCGCCATCGTCGCCGCCATGCGCCATGTGCGCGACCTGGTCGGCGTGGAGCATGTTGCCCTTGGCGGCGATTTCGACGGCAGCGTCACCACCCGCTTCGACACCTCGCAACTGGTGCAGGTGACGCAGGCGCTGATGGAAGACGGCTGGAGCGAGGAAGAGATCCGCGCCGTCATGGGCCTCAACGCCCTGCGCGTGCTGGAGAACGGGCTGGAGCCTGCCGCATGA
- a CDS encoding dihydrofolate reductase — protein MTRDVLFIVARATNGIIAKDGEVPWAISEDLRRFKKLTMGKPMIMGRKTFDSLPGVLPGRRHIVLTRQEGWQAEGAEVAHTAEAALELAGDADIAVIGGAEIFALFDDVATTFELTEVFEDTEGELTMPSPADDPTWREVARESRPAKDGFPPYDFVTYERTR, from the coding sequence ATGACGCGTGACGTCCTGTTCATCGTCGCCCGGGCGACCAACGGCATCATCGCCAAGGACGGCGAGGTGCCCTGGGCGATTTCGGAAGACCTGCGCCGCTTCAAGAAGCTGACCATGGGCAAGCCGATGATCATGGGCCGCAAGACCTTCGACAGCCTGCCCGGCGTGCTCCCCGGTCGCCGCCACATCGTGCTGACCCGGCAGGAAGGCTGGCAGGCCGAGGGCGCGGAAGTCGCGCACACGGCCGAGGCCGCGCTGGAGCTGGCCGGAGATGCGGATATCGCCGTGATCGGCGGGGCGGAAATCTTCGCCCTGTTCGACGACGTTGCGACCACCTTCGAGCTGACCGAGGTGTTCGAGGATACCGAGGGCGAGCTGACCATGCCTTCCCCGGCAGACGACCCGACCTGGCGCGAGGTCGCCCGCGAAAGTCGCCCGGCCAAGGACGGTTTCCCGCCCTACGATTTCGTCACCTACGAACGGACCCGCTGA
- a CDS encoding 5-(carboxyamino)imidazole ribonucleotide synthase yields the protein MTALPPGSTIGILGGGQLGRMLAVAAAQLGYRCHIYAPEQDSVAAEVAAKFTCAPWHDQDALIEFSRDCAVITYEFENVPVAPLARLPQAMLAPGTRALEVAQDRVREKRFIEEVGGRPAPYLPVDHDSELAGAIARVGAPGILKTRRDGYDGKGQWSIKQDHEAQGIRIPQSGCVYEERVRFECEFSVVLVRGRGGEIRFWDSTRNTHEDGILAHTELPAPAIVGSQVEEARALAGKVASALGYVGVLTLEFFATANGPVFNEMAPRVHNSGHWTIEGAVTSQFENHIRAICGLPLGSTERMAERVVMDNLIGEVALDLVGHLSDDRAHVHLYGKSEARAGRKMGHITRVG from the coding sequence ATGACCGCGCTACCGCCCGGCTCAACCATCGGCATCCTTGGCGGCGGCCAGCTGGGCCGCATGCTGGCGGTCGCCGCCGCCCAGCTTGGCTATCGTTGCCACATCTACGCGCCCGAGCAGGACAGCGTCGCGGCCGAGGTCGCCGCGAAGTTCACCTGCGCCCCGTGGCATGACCAGGACGCACTGATCGAATTCTCGCGCGATTGCGCCGTCATCACCTACGAGTTCGAGAACGTCCCCGTCGCCCCGCTGGCCCGGCTGCCGCAGGCGATGCTGGCACCCGGCACCCGCGCGCTGGAAGTGGCGCAGGACCGCGTGCGCGAAAAGCGCTTCATCGAGGAAGTCGGCGGTCGCCCCGCACCCTACCTGCCGGTCGACCATGACAGCGAGCTGGCCGGGGCCATCGCCCGCGTCGGCGCGCCCGGTATCCTCAAGACCCGGCGCGACGGCTACGACGGCAAGGGCCAGTGGTCGATCAAGCAGGACCACGAGGCGCAGGGCATCCGCATTCCGCAAAGTGGCTGCGTCTACGAGGAGCGCGTGCGCTTCGAATGCGAGTTCTCGGTGGTGCTGGTGCGTGGCCGGGGCGGCGAAATCCGCTTCTGGGATTCGACCCGGAACACCCACGAGGACGGCATCCTCGCGCACACCGAGCTGCCTGCGCCCGCCATCGTCGGCAGCCAAGTGGAGGAGGCCCGTGCGCTGGCCGGAAAGGTCGCTTCGGCCTTGGGCTATGTCGGCGTGCTGACGCTGGAATTCTTCGCCACCGCGAACGGCCCCGTGTTCAACGAGATGGCTCCGCGCGTGCACAATTCCGGGCACTGGACCATCGAGGGCGCGGTGACGAGCCAGTTCGAGAACCACATCCGCGCCATCTGCGGCCTGCCGCTCGGTTCGACCGAGCGCATGGCGGAGCGCGTGGTGATGGACAACCTGATCGGCGAGGTCGCGCTCGACCTGGTCGGCCACCTGTCAGACGACCGCGCGCACGTGCATCTCTACGGCAAGTCCGAAGCGCGCGCAGGCCGCAAGATGGGCCACATCACGCGAGTCGGCTGA
- the purE gene encoding 5-(carboxyamino)imidazole ribonucleotide mutase codes for MPAPVAIVMGSQSDWRTMKCAAEVLDELGVAYDARIVSAHRTPDRLHAFGKGAAEEGFKVIIAGAGGAAHLPGMVAALTHLPVLGVPVQSRALSGLDSLLSIVQMPAGVPTGTLAIGEAGATNAGLLAASILALGDEALATRLQDWRAAQTERVADTPSDDA; via the coding sequence ATGCCTGCACCCGTCGCTATCGTCATGGGCAGCCAGTCGGACTGGCGCACCATGAAATGCGCCGCCGAGGTGCTGGACGAGCTGGGCGTCGCCTATGACGCGCGGATCGTCTCCGCTCACCGCACGCCGGACCGGCTGCACGCCTTCGGCAAGGGCGCTGCGGAGGAAGGCTTCAAGGTCATCATCGCGGGTGCCGGCGGGGCCGCGCACCTGCCGGGCATGGTCGCCGCGCTGACACACCTGCCGGTGCTGGGCGTGCCGGTGCAGAGCCGCGCGCTGTCGGGCCTCGATAGCCTGCTCTCCATCGTGCAGATGCCGGCTGGCGTTCCCACCGGGACGCTGGCCATCGGCGAGGCGGGCGCGACCAATGCCGGCCTGCTGGCCGCCTCGATCCTGGCGCTGGGTGACGAGGCGCTCGCCACCCGCCTGCAGGACTGGCGCGCGGCGCAGACCGAACGGGTCGCCGACACTCCCAGCGATGATGCCTGA
- the gpmA gene encoding 2,3-diphosphoglycerate-dependent phosphoglycerate mutase, protein MTKLILVRHGQSEWNLANRFTGWWDVDVTEKGVEEACEAGRLLLAKGVLPTVAFTSVQKRAIKTLHLALEECGRLWIPETKDWRLNERHYGGLTGLNKQETREKHGDEQVHIWRRSFDVPPPPLEKGSEFDLSDDPRYAGIDVPQTESLKLTIERVLPYWESDILPQLARGETVIISAHGNSLRALVKHLSGISDEEITGLEIPTGQPIVYEFEGTTPVGERYYLKDS, encoded by the coding sequence ATGACCAAGCTGATCCTCGTCCGCCATGGCCAGAGTGAATGGAACCTCGCCAACCGTTTCACCGGCTGGTGGGACGTCGACGTCACCGAAAAGGGTGTCGAGGAAGCGTGCGAGGCCGGGCGCCTGCTGCTGGCCAAGGGCGTGCTGCCGACGGTAGCCTTCACCAGCGTGCAGAAGCGCGCGATCAAGACGCTGCACCTGGCGCTGGAGGAATGCGGCCGGCTGTGGATCCCGGAAACCAAGGACTGGCGCCTCAACGAACGCCACTATGGCGGGCTGACCGGCCTCAACAAGCAGGAAACCCGCGAGAAACACGGTGACGAGCAGGTGCACATCTGGCGTCGCAGCTTCGACGTGCCGCCGCCGCCGCTGGAGAAGGGCAGCGAGTTCGACCTGTCGGACGACCCGCGCTACGCCGGCATCGACGTGCCGCAGACCGAGAGCCTGAAGCTCACCATCGAACGCGTGCTGCCCTATTGGGAGAGCGACATCCTGCCGCAGCTGGCCAGGGGCGAGACGGTGATCATCTCCGCCCACGGCAATTCGCTGCGCGCACTGGTGAAGCACCTGTCCGGAATCTCCGACGAGGAAATCACCGGGCTGGAGATTCCCACCGGCCAGCCGATCGTCTACGAGTTCGAAGGCACCACGCCTGTCGGCGAACGCTATTACCTGAAGGACAGCTGA
- a CDS encoding PH domain-containing protein, with protein sequence MDTEPLTKLDPSYTTVMRLEGLLTLIPLLGGAGALYFTEVIPQWIPGVLLLLVALVLVVYLPMKRYRSRGYHMSDDRLRVVKGVMFHADTVVPFSRVQHLDVEQNPLERAFGISRLILHTAGTHNSSVTLPGLAHADAVAMREEIRQHVKRESL encoded by the coding sequence ATGGACACCGAACCGCTCACCAAGCTCGATCCCTCCTACACCACCGTCATGCGGCTGGAGGGGTTGTTGACGTTGATCCCGCTGCTGGGTGGCGCTGGTGCGCTCTATTTCACCGAGGTGATCCCGCAGTGGATACCGGGTGTCCTGCTGCTGCTCGTCGCGCTGGTGCTGGTCGTCTACCTGCCGATGAAGCGATACCGTTCGCGCGGCTATCACATGAGCGACGACCGGCTGCGCGTGGTGAAGGGCGTGATGTTCCATGCCGATACCGTGGTGCCCTTCAGCCGGGTGCAGCATCTCGACGTCGAACAGAACCCGCTCGAGCGCGCCTTCGGCATTTCACGGCTGATCCTGCACACGGCGGGCACGCACAATTCCTCCGTCACGCTGCCGGGCCTCGCCCATGCCGATGCCGTCGCCATGCGCGAAGAGATCCGCCAGCACGTGAAGCGCGAATCACTGTGA
- a CDS encoding PH domain-containing protein gives MSEIVEDTAAPEEVPDIEIDEWQRVNPLSMAVQLVRLGFQAIIPAAFVLWGSASDADKFDMAGPIIGLVVLLIIAVVGFRTWLGWVRLRYRVGENDVRVEQGILSRQARSVPYERIQDVSLEQKIVPRLLGLVEVRFETGAGGKDELKLAYVSEAEGEKLRERVRALVEGEEAKPLAAAATDQPPAEVPAASGGRQLFAMDPKRLVTFGLFNFSLVIFAVLLGALQQFEFLLPFDLWGYVESFFETEGLSEAGSYVSTLDTWARVAAILYAVFAVVLVGIASGVVKTLVQDWDFLLERTPKGFRRRRGLLTKTDVVMPVHRVQALVVKTGIIRRRFGWHGLSFVSLAQDSGSANHDVAPFAKMEEIAPIAAEAGFTLPDESEDWRRPSPNYYFDRGVLAGLFVTLIGIVAFTAAASGAGGFVPGLAVIAVAVPALVALLGAREIYRWRYDRHALDPQQVISRKGWLAPRTQVASRVKLHSVEITQGPLGRWRGYCNLVFGMAGGRFAFRGLSLADARKLRAAVLDSIAEVDFAKLPR, from the coding sequence GTGAGCGAAATCGTGGAGGACACTGCCGCGCCGGAAGAGGTGCCGGATATCGAGATCGACGAGTGGCAGCGGGTCAACCCGCTCAGCATGGCCGTGCAGCTGGTGCGGCTGGGCTTCCAGGCGATCATCCCGGCGGCGTTCGTGTTGTGGGGCTCGGCTTCCGATGCCGACAAGTTCGACATGGCCGGACCGATCATCGGTCTGGTGGTCCTGCTGATCATCGCCGTCGTCGGCTTCCGGACCTGGCTCGGCTGGGTGCGGTTGCGCTACCGCGTGGGCGAGAACGATGTGCGGGTCGAGCAGGGCATTCTCAGCCGCCAGGCGCGCTCGGTCCCCTACGAGCGGATTCAGGACGTCAGCCTCGAGCAGAAGATCGTGCCGCGGTTGCTGGGCCTCGTCGAAGTGCGCTTCGAGACCGGCGCGGGCGGCAAGGACGAGCTGAAGCTCGCTTATGTCTCCGAGGCCGAGGGCGAGAAACTGCGCGAGAGGGTGCGCGCGCTGGTGGAGGGCGAGGAGGCGAAGCCGCTCGCGGCGGCCGCCACCGACCAACCGCCGGCGGAAGTACCCGCCGCGTCGGGCGGACGCCAGCTCTTCGCCATGGACCCGAAGCGGCTCGTCACTTTCGGCCTGTTCAACTTCTCGCTGGTAATCTTCGCCGTGCTTCTGGGCGCGTTGCAACAATTCGAATTCCTGCTGCCGTTCGACCTGTGGGGATACGTCGAATCCTTCTTCGAGACGGAGGGGCTGAGCGAGGCGGGCAGCTATGTCTCCACGCTCGACACCTGGGCGCGCGTCGCGGCGATCCTCTACGCTGTCTTCGCAGTGGTCCTGGTGGGCATAGCCAGCGGCGTGGTGAAGACGCTGGTGCAGGACTGGGATTTCCTGCTGGAGCGCACGCCCAAGGGTTTCCGCCGCCGTCGCGGCCTGCTGACAAAGACCGACGTGGTCATGCCCGTACACCGGGTGCAGGCGCTGGTGGTGAAGACCGGCATCATCCGCCGTCGCTTCGGCTGGCACGGCCTGTCCTTCGTCTCGCTGGCGCAGGATTCGGGCTCGGCCAACCACGATGTCGCGCCCTTCGCCAAGATGGAGGAAATCGCCCCCATCGCTGCCGAAGCGGGCTTCACCCTGCCGGACGAGAGCGAGGACTGGCGGCGACCCAGCCCGAACTACTATTTCGACCGGGGCGTGCTCGCCGGGCTGTTCGTAACACTGATCGGGATCGTGGCGTTCACCGCCGCTGCCAGCGGGGCAGGCGGATTCGTTCCGGGTCTCGCCGTCATCGCCGTGGCAGTTCCGGCCCTTGTCGCCCTGCTTGGCGCGCGAGAGATCTACCGCTGGCGCTACGATCGCCACGCGCTCGACCCGCAGCAGGTCATCTCGCGCAAGGGCTGGCTCGCCCCGCGCACGCAGGTCGCCAGCCGAGTAAAGCTGCATTCGGTGGAAATCACGCAGGGCCCGCTGGGCCGCTGGCGCGGCTACTGCAACCTGGTGTTCGGCATGGCGGGCGGGCGCTTCGCCTTCCGCGGCCTGTCTCTGGCAGACGCGCGCAAGCTGCGCGCCGCCGTGCTCGATTCGATTGCCGAGGTGGATTTCGCCAAGCTGCCGCGCTGA
- a CDS encoding PRC-barrel domain-containing protein, translating to MTQTSTLRTRTEFSDAELNRRAEFDRSRPVERDEADNLISSSKVEGTKVFSTDGEEIGKIDHLMIGKRSGRVEYSVMSFSGFLGMGESHFPVPWDALDYDVTKDGYVVNIDKSQLREAPSYAPSETPTFTDNFGRQVFSYYGVMY from the coding sequence ATGACGCAGACTAGCACCCTGAGAACACGCACCGAATTTTCCGATGCCGAACTGAACCGTCGCGCTGAGTTCGATCGGTCGCGCCCGGTCGAGCGTGACGAGGCCGACAATCTGATTTCATCGAGCAAGGTAGAAGGCACCAAGGTCTTCTCCACCGATGGCGAGGAAATCGGCAAGATCGATCACCTGATGATCGGCAAGCGCTCCGGCCGGGTGGAATACTCGGTGATGAGCTTTAGCGGCTTTTTGGGAATGGGCGAAAGCCATTTCCCCGTCCCGTGGGATGCGCTGGACTATGACGTCACCAAGGACGGCTATGTCGTCAACATCGACAAATCGCAACTGCGTGAGGCACCGTCCTATGCGCCCAGCGAAACGCCGACCTTCACCGACAACTTTGGCCGGCAGGTCTTCAGTTACTACGGTGTCATGTACTGA
- a CDS encoding GNAT family N-acetyltransferase, with translation MADIEITITDDGDKGAYRTPVEGSEVGAELTWHRRGDARVADHTFTPPAARGKGIAFKLVQAMIDDARANGFKIKPLCPYVVAQFDKHPEWADLRA, from the coding sequence ATGGCCGATATTGAAATCACCATCACCGACGACGGCGACAAGGGGGCCTATCGCACCCCGGTGGAAGGCAGCGAGGTGGGCGCCGAGCTGACCTGGCACAGGCGCGGGGATGCCCGCGTGGCAGACCATACCTTCACCCCGCCCGCCGCGCGCGGCAAGGGAATCGCCTTCAAGCTGGTGCAGGCCATGATCGACGATGCCCGCGCGAACGGCTTCAAGATCAAGCCGCTGTGTCCCTATGTCGTCGCCCAGTTCGACAAGCACCCGGAATGGGCTGACCTGCGCGCCTGA
- a CDS encoding threonine aldolase family protein yields the protein MQFLSDNAAPVHPKLWEAMRAADAPDTPYDTDALSRELDARFTALFGRECAALWVATGTAANCLALATMVDPHGGVICHEEAHIEMDECGAPGFYLHGAKLLLASGAGAKLTVDSIGEVLAGITRGVHQVPAQAISITQASEYGMVYRPDELAAIGALTKEHGLGLHMDGARFGNATAFLGGTPAEAAGPVDALSFGFVKNGGMGAEAVILFDTEQADMIRFRRKRAGHLQSKGRFLAAQILAMLEDDLWLENARASNAAAAEIAQAAGERLLYPVEANELFVRMDTDERAALRGQGFAFYDWDDTCVRFVTSWATDPDHAGALGKAIAAL from the coding sequence ATGCAGTTCCTGTCCGACAATGCTGCGCCGGTCCACCCCAAGTTGTGGGAAGCCATGCGCGCAGCCGACGCGCCCGACACGCCGTACGATACCGATGCGCTCAGCCGCGAGCTGGATGCGCGCTTCACCGCGCTGTTCGGGCGCGAGTGCGCGGCGCTGTGGGTGGCGACCGGAACGGCGGCCAATTGCCTGGCGCTGGCAACCATGGTGGACCCGCACGGCGGCGTGATTTGCCACGAGGAAGCGCACATCGAGATGGACGAGTGCGGCGCGCCCGGTTTCTACCTGCACGGCGCCAAGCTGCTGCTGGCCAGCGGTGCCGGGGCCAAGCTGACGGTCGATTCGATCGGCGAGGTGCTGGCCGGCATCACCCGCGGCGTGCACCAGGTGCCCGCGCAGGCGATTTCGATCACTCAGGCGAGCGAATACGGCATGGTCTACCGGCCGGACGAACTCGCGGCCATCGGCGCGCTTACGAAGGAGCACGGCCTTGGCCTGCACATGGATGGTGCGCGCTTCGGCAATGCCACCGCTTTCCTTGGCGGCACGCCGGCAGAAGCGGCAGGGCCGGTCGACGCGCTCAGCTTCGGCTTCGTGAAGAACGGCGGCATGGGGGCCGAGGCGGTCATCCTGTTCGATACCGAACAGGCCGACATGATCCGCTTCCGCCGCAAACGTGCAGGGCACCTGCAGAGCAAGGGCCGTTTCCTCGCCGCGCAGATCCTCGCCATGTTGGAGGATGACCTCTGGCTGGAGAATGCCCGCGCTTCCAACGCGGCAGCGGCGGAAATCGCGCAGGCGGCGGGCGAACGACTGCTTTATCCGGTCGAGGCGAACGAGCTGTTCGTGCGCATGGATACCGATGAGCGCGCGGCGCTGCGCGGGCAGGGCTTCGCCTTCTACGACTGGGACGACACCTGCGTGCGGTTCGTCACCAGCTGGGCGACCGATCCCGACCATGCCGGAGCGCTGGGCAAGGCGATCGCCGCGCTATGA
- a CDS encoding DMT family transporter — protein MSAAQTSMLHWRVIVPFVLTGTIWGSTWWVITGQIDGVPAAWSVFYRFALATPALFIVAALMQRRLRLSRPEHLLAIGVGLAQFSGNFLFVYHSELYVTSGIVAMMFALLMVPNAVFARIFLGERVQGGFVLGSAVAIVGVSFLLWHEWQANPDAGVIGGNVGLGIVLAVIGILAASIANVIQANPTGRAVPMVSLLAWAMLYGTLFDLGFAWVTAGPPPVPEGAAYWGGIVYLALIGSVVTFPLHYNLVREIGAGRTAYNSIVTITVAMLLSTLFEGYRWTPLTATGMGLALLGMVLALRARRQKGVQVQQSGSLRHEVD, from the coding sequence ATGAGCGCAGCGCAGACCAGCATGCTGCACTGGCGAGTGATCGTGCCCTTCGTGCTGACCGGCACGATCTGGGGTTCTACCTGGTGGGTCATCACCGGGCAGATCGATGGCGTGCCCGCAGCCTGGTCGGTCTTCTACCGCTTTGCGCTGGCGACGCCGGCGCTGTTCATCGTGGCGGCGCTGATGCAGCGCCGCCTGCGCCTGTCGCGGCCCGAACACCTGCTGGCCATCGGCGTGGGACTGGCGCAGTTCAGCGGCAATTTCCTGTTCGTCTACCATTCGGAACTCTACGTCACCTCGGGCATCGTGGCGATGATGTTCGCGCTGCTGATGGTCCCCAATGCCGTGTTCGCGCGGATCTTCCTGGGGGAGCGGGTGCAGGGCGGCTTCGTGCTCGGCAGTGCGGTGGCGATCGTGGGCGTGTCCTTCCTGCTGTGGCACGAGTGGCAGGCCAACCCCGATGCCGGGGTGATCGGCGGCAATGTCGGACTGGGCATCGTGTTGGCGGTGATCGGCATCCTTGCCGCCTCGATCGCCAACGTGATCCAGGCCAACCCGACCGGGCGCGCCGTGCCGATGGTCAGCCTGCTGGCCTGGGCCATGCTCTATGGCACCCTTTTCGATCTCGGCTTTGCGTGGGTGACCGCCGGGCCGCCGCCGGTGCCGGAGGGCGCCGCCTACTGGGGTGGCATCGTCTACCTGGCGCTGATCGGATCGGTGGTGACCTTCCCGCTGCACTACAATCTCGTCCGCGAGATCGGTGCGGGGCGCACGGCCTACAACTCGATCGTCACGATTACGGTGGCGATGCTGCTGTCGACCCTGTTCGAGGGCTATCGCTGGACCCCGCTCACGGCGACGGGCATGGGCCTGGCCCTGCTGGGCATGGTGCTGGCGCTGCGTGCCCGGCGGCAGAAGGGCGTGCAGGTACAGCAATCGGGTAGCCTGCGGCACGAGGTGGACTAG
- a CDS encoding SDR family NAD(P)-dependent oxidoreductase — protein MADLFIFGLGYTAKRIAAVARAAGWTVSATGSDGDIDFADSAAVRETVGKARFVLSSVPPSRETGNDPVLEAYGHALEGKWLGYLSSTGVYGDTRGAWVDETAPTGTGRRTSRAECDAAWLDLGARVFRLPGIYGPGRSVFDRIRSGKAHRIDLPGQVFSRVHVEDIASGVMAAVLGHAPPGAYNLSDDLPCSQNELVEYACARMGVEPPPLQSLEEAGLSPMARGFYAENRRVANGKAKRVLGWHPAYPTYREGLANLA, from the coding sequence ATGGCGGATCTGTTCATTTTCGGGCTGGGATATACGGCAAAGCGCATCGCCGCTGTGGCGCGCGCGGCGGGCTGGACCGTTTCGGCGACCGGCTCGGACGGCGATATCGATTTTGCCGACAGCGCTGCGGTGCGCGAAACCGTGGGCAAGGCGCGCTTCGTGCTCTCCTCCGTCCCGCCGAGCCGGGAAACGGGCAACGATCCGGTTCTGGAAGCCTATGGCCACGCGCTGGAGGGCAAGTGGCTCGGCTACCTCTCCTCAACGGGGGTCTACGGTGACACAAGGGGGGCCTGGGTCGATGAGACGGCACCAACGGGCACCGGCAGGCGCACATCGCGGGCCGAATGCGATGCCGCCTGGCTCGACCTCGGTGCACGCGTGTTCCGCCTGCCGGGAATCTACGGCCCCGGCCGCAGCGTGTTCGATCGCATCCGGTCGGGCAAGGCGCACCGAATAGACTTGCCGGGACAGGTATTCAGCCGGGTGCATGTGGAGGACATCGCCAGCGGGGTGATGGCCGCGGTGCTGGGTCACGCGCCGCCGGGGGCCTACAACCTCTCGGACGACCTGCCGTGCAGCCAGAACGAGTTGGTCGAATATGCCTGCGCGCGAATGGGCGTGGAGCCGCCACCATTGCAGTCGCTGGAAGAAGCAGGCCTCTCCCCGATGGCGCGCGGCTTCTATGCCGAGAACCGCCGGGTGGCGAATGGCAAGGCGAAGCGCGTGCTCGGTTGGCACCCTGCCTACCCGACCTATCGCGAGGGCCTGGCAAACCTCGCCTAG